From the Chrysiogenia bacterium genome, one window contains:
- a CDS encoding site-specific DNA-methyltransferase, protein MARPADKATDTAFEPRVFDEQAIQSPGGSNYRLQVGEYWTARQRQMHPLHYAVSYRASFKPELPDYFIRRYTRPGEIVFDPFSGRGTTALQANLLGRVAWSADVSPLAERLVYPKTHPVSFAQIEERLSQIDFEGEDPASDRARLKPFYHAQTRRELHALRAYLSSQRDDVDRFIELIALSRLHGHSAGFFSRYSFPQISVSPRAQERINRTHDKTASYRCVPKLISRKAKRTLGDESALEIRKVSAKNRHWVADVRDLTDLPAGKVSLIVTSPPFLNKADYIQDNWLENWFLGIEPESYSKGVVQTHDLPTWETFIRGALFSMHRALKSGGHAVIEVGEVVSRKELVHLDERVVAMAESLAGDGQKWDVREVLIQQQEFTKLANCFAVDNNKKGTNTNRMVVLRKV, encoded by the coding sequence ATGGCCCGTCCCGCCGATAAAGCAACGGATACGGCCTTCGAGCCGCGCGTTTTCGATGAGCAGGCCATCCAGAGTCCCGGCGGCAGCAACTACCGCCTGCAGGTGGGCGAGTACTGGACCGCGCGCCAGCGCCAGATGCACCCGCTCCACTACGCGGTCTCCTACCGGGCGAGTTTCAAGCCAGAGCTGCCCGACTACTTTATCCGGCGATACACCAGGCCCGGCGAGATCGTCTTCGATCCCTTTTCCGGGCGCGGCACGACGGCGCTGCAGGCCAACCTTCTGGGGCGCGTTGCCTGGTCAGCGGATGTGAGCCCGCTGGCAGAGCGCCTGGTCTACCCCAAGACGCACCCGGTGAGCTTTGCGCAGATCGAGGAGAGGCTCTCGCAGATCGACTTCGAAGGAGAAGACCCCGCCTCCGATCGCGCGCGGCTCAAGCCCTTCTACCACGCACAAACCCGGCGTGAGCTCCATGCGCTTCGCGCATATCTGAGTAGCCAGCGCGACGACGTCGACCGCTTCATCGAGCTCATCGCCCTCTCGCGCCTGCACGGGCACTCGGCCGGGTTCTTCTCGCGCTACTCTTTCCCGCAGATTTCGGTGAGCCCCAGAGCGCAGGAGCGCATCAACAGGACCCACGACAAGACCGCGTCGTACCGCTGCGTTCCAAAACTGATTTCACGCAAGGCAAAGCGGACCCTCGGCGACGAATCGGCGCTGGAGATCCGCAAGGTGAGCGCGAAGAACCGCCACTGGGTCGCCGACGTGCGTGATCTCACGGATCTTCCCGCCGGTAAGGTGAGCCTCATCGTCACCTCGCCCCCGTTCCTGAACAAGGCCGACTACATCCAGGACAACTGGCTCGAGAACTGGTTCCTTGGAATCGAGCCGGAGAGCTACAGCAAGGGCGTGGTGCAGACCCACGATCTGCCCACCTGGGAGACTTTCATCCGCGGGGCGCTCTTCTCCATGCACCGCGCGCTCAAATCCGGCGGTCACGCCGTCATCGAAGTGGGCGAAGTGGTCAGTCGCAAGGAGCTCGTCCACCTCGACGAGCGGGTTGTCGCTATGGCGGAGAGCCTTGCCGGTGATGGTCAGAAGTGGGACGTGCGCGAAGTGCTCATCCAGCAGCAGGAGTTCACCAAGCTGGCGAACTGCTTTGCCGTCGACAACAACAAAAAAGGCACAAACACCAACCGGATGGTGGTGCTGCGGAAGGTCTGA
- a CDS encoding ROK family protein, with translation MSPAIKKTRKKTTKKVLSKVDVVLAADLGGTNLRCALISARGRLISRVEVSSADGQSPAGMIALFGSAARGLVADAGLQHMPRIGIGVAGGIDAARGIVTQSPQFPKWKNFALGPRLEEALGTKVLLANDVDAALLGERWLGAAKGAQTVVAYWLGTGVGGALVLDGKLWNGPSGMAGELGHMLVDPAGERCNCGARGCLETISSATGIERAARKAARAGKPIKLDGKTARTAREVFEAAVAGDAQARAIWKRAGWALGESIGGLVNALSIDRVVIGGKVAGAGRFFLPELRRAAKARAFRYPGSRLHLELAELGDDAGLLGAASLALGK, from the coding sequence GTGAGCCCGGCCATTAAGAAAACACGCAAGAAGACGACCAAGAAGGTCCTGAGCAAGGTCGATGTCGTGCTCGCCGCCGATCTTGGTGGCACGAACCTGCGCTGCGCACTTATCAGCGCGCGCGGCCGGTTGATCTCGCGCGTGGAGGTCTCTTCTGCCGACGGGCAGAGCCCGGCGGGGATGATCGCGCTTTTTGGGAGCGCGGCGCGCGGACTGGTGGCCGATGCCGGTCTCCAGCACATGCCGCGCATCGGGATCGGCGTTGCCGGCGGTATCGATGCCGCGCGCGGCATCGTCACCCAGTCGCCCCAGTTCCCCAAATGGAAGAACTTCGCCCTGGGTCCCCGGCTCGAAGAGGCGCTTGGGACAAAGGTGCTGCTCGCCAACGATGTGGATGCCGCGCTGCTTGGCGAGCGCTGGCTCGGCGCCGCCAAAGGCGCGCAGACGGTGGTCGCCTACTGGCTGGGCACGGGTGTGGGTGGGGCGCTGGTGCTCGATGGAAAGCTCTGGAACGGCCCGTCCGGAATGGCCGGCGAGCTCGGTCACATGCTCGTCGATCCCGCCGGCGAGCGCTGCAACTGCGGCGCGCGTGGGTGTCTGGAAACAATCTCGTCGGCAACCGGAATCGAGCGCGCGGCGCGCAAGGCCGCGCGCGCGGGAAAGCCGATCAAACTGGACGGGAAAACCGCCCGCACTGCTCGCGAGGTATTCGAGGCAGCTGTGGCAGGCGACGCGCAGGCCCGCGCCATCTGGAAGCGCGCTGGCTGGGCGCTCGGCGAGTCCATCGGCGGGCTGGTGAACGCGCTCTCCATCGACCGCGTGGTGATTGGTGGCAAGGTCGCCGGCGCGGGGCGTTTCTTCCTGCCCGAGCTCAGGCGCGCGGCGAAGGCCCGGGCCTTCCGGTATCCGGGAAGCCGCCTGCACCTGGAACTGGCAGAGCTGGGCGACGATGCGGGGCTGCTGGGGGCGGCGAGTCTGGCCCTTGGAAAATAG
- a CDS encoding tetratricopeptide repeat protein — protein MSDQSWKQLLDEAEEAFENRDFVRAEVVCGKAMAAAEAVLDPADIGYSKILTATARAYAGQGRDEEAEPLFVQATEKAADVFGEAHHEVSRPMLAHAQFLLERKRYDESESLFRQAFALREKDFGDVHEELIRPLLGWAAILVVRNELSQAQLLIGRAYDIAEAKLPADDPRYGQVVQHYVRLLRELGRTQVAGEILERAKARGLK, from the coding sequence GTGAGCGATCAGAGCTGGAAGCAATTGCTGGACGAGGCCGAAGAGGCCTTTGAGAACCGCGACTTCGTGCGGGCCGAGGTGGTCTGCGGCAAGGCCATGGCCGCCGCCGAGGCCGTGCTCGACCCCGCCGACATCGGTTACTCGAAAATCCTGACCGCAACGGCCCGCGCCTACGCCGGGCAGGGCAGGGATGAGGAAGCCGAACCGCTCTTCGTGCAGGCCACCGAGAAGGCCGCCGACGTCTTCGGCGAGGCTCACCACGAAGTCTCGCGCCCCATGCTCGCCCACGCCCAGTTCCTGCTTGAGCGCAAACGCTACGACGAATCCGAGTCGCTCTTCCGCCAGGCCTTTGCCCTGCGTGAGAAAGACTTCGGCGACGTGCACGAGGAACTCATTCGCCCGCTGCTCGGCTGGGCGGCGATTCTCGTGGTGCGTAACGAGCTCTCCCAGGCGCAGCTTCTCATCGGCCGCGCCTACGACATCGCTGAGGCAAAGCTGCCAGCCGATGATCCGCGCTACGGGCAGGTCGTCCAGCACTATGTTCGTTTGTTGCGGGAACTCGGCCGCACCCAGGTGGCCGGCGAAATTCTCGAGCGTGCAAAGGCGCGCGGCCTGAAATAA
- a CDS encoding DUF4147 domain-containing protein, giving the protein MNTDLTEKFSALASEAFVHALELSDPALLVREQLEIAGGSVRTGKRTWERAGRVAVIAAGKAAAPMARAAAQVLGGRTSEGLLVAPTLPDELPAGFEPIAAEHPSPGAGSLRAATRAARIAGGLGENDLLVLLLSGGASSLLGAPASGLSPDAFHRIWGALLSSGADIIDMNIVRKHASLLGGGKLALLAAPARVETLAISDVPGDDPASIGSGPCVPDASTFAQALGVLERFNLTHVHPEVAGHFRNGIQGKLPETLRPEDPVAALAGFTLLDSAREVLKRIKLQLTLIPDVRIWESAQLGGIDYQVRRLLKELEGAPTGRPAALLCAGEPTAPVPRDAGSGGRASHFALEFALTAEKAGPARFVLLSGASDGADGNTGAAGALITHESLPRARARGLAPEVFLQHFDSGSLFEQTGEAVFTGPTGTNVSDLRIAITW; this is encoded by the coding sequence TTGAACACCGATCTCACCGAAAAATTTTCCGCGCTCGCCTCAGAGGCCTTTGTCCACGCACTCGAGCTCTCCGACCCCGCCCTGCTGGTGCGCGAGCAGCTCGAAATCGCGGGCGGCTCCGTGCGGACGGGAAAGCGCACCTGGGAGCGCGCCGGGCGCGTAGCAGTGATTGCTGCCGGCAAAGCCGCTGCGCCCATGGCGCGCGCGGCGGCGCAGGTGCTGGGAGGGCGCACAAGCGAAGGCCTTCTCGTCGCTCCCACGCTCCCGGATGAACTTCCCGCGGGCTTCGAGCCCATAGCCGCCGAACACCCCTCCCCCGGCGCGGGCAGCCTCAGGGCCGCCACACGCGCCGCGCGGATCGCAGGCGGACTCGGCGAGAATGACCTGCTCGTCCTGCTGCTCTCAGGCGGCGCCAGTTCCCTGCTCGGCGCACCGGCATCCGGCCTTTCACCAGACGCATTTCACCGCATCTGGGGCGCGCTGCTCTCGAGCGGCGCCGACATCATCGACATGAACATCGTGCGAAAGCACGCCTCGCTGCTGGGCGGAGGAAAGCTCGCGCTGCTTGCCGCCCCGGCCCGCGTCGAGACGCTTGCCATCTCCGACGTGCCGGGCGACGACCCGGCCAGCATCGGCAGCGGCCCGTGCGTTCCCGACGCTTCGACCTTTGCCCAGGCCCTTGGCGTCCTGGAGCGCTTCAACCTCACGCATGTCCATCCCGAAGTTGCGGGGCATTTCCGAAACGGCATTCAGGGGAAACTGCCCGAGACGCTAAGGCCTGAAGATCCGGTCGCCGCGCTGGCGGGGTTTACCCTGCTCGACTCGGCGCGCGAGGTTTTAAAGCGCATCAAGCTCCAGCTCACCCTCATTCCCGACGTGCGCATCTGGGAGAGCGCCCAGCTCGGCGGGATCGATTACCAGGTGCGGCGCCTTTTGAAGGAACTCGAAGGCGCGCCCACCGGGCGCCCTGCAGCCCTCCTTTGCGCGGGCGAGCCCACGGCGCCGGTCCCCCGGGATGCCGGCAGCGGCGGGCGGGCCAGCCATTTCGCGCTCGAATTCGCACTCACCGCAGAAAAAGCAGGCCCTGCCCGCTTCGTCCTGCTCTCGGGCGCCAGCGACGGGGCCGATGGCAACACCGGCGCGGCGGGCGCGCTGATCACCCACGAGAGCCTGCCACGCGCCCGCGCGCGGGGGCTTGCTCCCGAGGTTTTTCTCCAGCACTTCGATTCGGGTAGCCTGTTCGAGCAGACCGGCGAGGCGGTTTTTACCGGCCCCACCGGCACCAACGTCAGCGACCTTCGGATAGCAATCACATGGTGA